A genomic stretch from Thermococcus sp. MV5 includes:
- a CDS encoding DUF835 domain-containing protein, which yields MVDYSMVSTIQGMVVLIADLLAFALILHVYRKTKRRSALFISLAWFFDFLVVINYTTLNPYAIGLFLSITSVLMFGGTVELCKEEDREVPLLDVMPFSLIGPLLALYFVGLEILAKMEIIDIIEGFLVMAGSHATAGIFFLLAGYSIRSIEDIYGRKARYLFIGLVLFGIHLFPIPIIYGLPEHLQAIYPIIGYAVSAVLIVLLTTVTIKLTYSDEFSELRALEVPQITIEPGVLIVNKEKYTILKETLKDIPVLAFVRDLKEVPDVWERYFITTISKEGKDNFISPTNLERMTELSYRYLRMMEEKGSRGIVVFDCLEYLLMYNDFRSVMKFLNKVKDFVMHHNGTLIIVAEKDAFEDPQWGILTRLLEET from the coding sequence ATGGTAGACTACTCAATGGTCTCCACTATTCAGGGAATGGTTGTGTTAATAGCAGATCTCTTGGCGTTTGCTCTTATTCTCCATGTTTATCGAAAAACCAAACGTAGATCTGCATTGTTTATTTCATTGGCTTGGTTTTTTGACTTTTTAGTAGTAATCAATTATACTACACTAAATCCATATGCAATTGGGTTGTTCTTGAGTATAACTTCTGTTTTAATGTTTGGTGGTACTGTAGAACTCTGCAAAGAAGAGGATAGAGAAGTACCACTTCTAGATGTAATGCCGTTTTCATTAATAGGTCCATTACTGGCTTTGTACTTTGTTGGTCTTGAGATTTTAGCAAAAATGGAGATAATTGACATAATAGAAGGTTTTCTTGTAATGGCGGGTTCTCATGCAACTGCTGGGATATTCTTCCTGTTGGCTGGATATTCTATCAGGAGTATAGAGGACATATACGGAAGGAAAGCACGATATCTTTTTATTGGACTGGTACTTTTTGGAATTCATCTCTTTCCAATTCCAATAATTTACGGTCTTCCTGAACATCTCCAAGCAATATATCCAATAATTGGATATGCTGTTTCGGCAGTGCTGATTGTCCTCTTAACAACCGTCACAATAAAACTGACATATTCTGATGAATTCAGTGAATTGAGGGCATTAGAAGTTCCTCAGATCACAATAGAACCTGGGGTTTTGATAGTGAACAAGGAAAAATATACAATTCTAAAAGAAACATTGAAAGATATTCCAGTATTGGCATTTGTTAGAGATCTAAAAGAAGTGCCTGATGTTTGGGAGCGCTATTTCATAACCACAATCAGTAAAGAAGGCAAGGATAACTTTATCTCCCCAACCAATTTAGAGAGAATGACTGAACTTTCATATAGATACCTAAGAATGATGGAAGAGAAAGGAAGCAGAGGAATTGTGGTTTTTGACTGCTTAGAGTACTTGCTAATGTACAATGATTTCAGGAGTGTGATGAAGTTCCTAAATAAAGTAAAAGATTTTGTCATGCATCACAATGGAACTCTTATAATCGTTGCAGAAAAAGACGCTTTTGAAGATCCACAGTGGGGTATTTTAACGCGTTTGCTTGAAGAGACATAA
- a CDS encoding dipeptidase produces the protein MIFDVHSDLPTYIYEERKKGRSAVLETEFSKFFSGHVTSRVMAVWSRPEKRATALRYALEVINNLHKDIIESPSFVFVTNVTEMREVIKGNKVALWLGLEGGEPIEDSLDLLEVFYNLGVRVLTLTWNLRNAIGDGVLERTKGGLTNFGVEVLGKAEELGILIDISHINENGFWDVIETTAFPVIASHSNVYSLCKHSRNLKDEQIKAIAERDGVIGINAIPSFIDPEVPTLKKMINHLKYIVELVGYKYVGFGFDFVYYLGNQSGKRVKGFENESDIPKLVRALEDIFSKKEIEAIVFKNFERVFERVVG, from the coding sequence ATGATTTTTGATGTCCATTCAGATTTGCCTACTTATATTTATGAAGAACGAAAAAAGGGGAGAAGCGCTGTTCTAGAAACTGAATTCTCCAAATTTTTTAGCGGACATGTGACCTCCAGAGTAATGGCCGTTTGGAGTAGACCTGAAAAGAGAGCCACTGCACTCAGATATGCACTTGAGGTTATAAATAATCTACACAAGGATATTATAGAAAGTCCAAGTTTTGTTTTCGTGACAAATGTCACTGAAATGCGAGAAGTAATTAAAGGTAACAAAGTAGCACTTTGGCTAGGATTAGAAGGCGGAGAACCAATAGAAGACAGCCTAGACTTGCTTGAAGTCTTCTATAATCTAGGTGTAAGGGTCCTAACACTCACCTGGAATCTCAGAAATGCTATTGGTGACGGTGTTCTTGAACGAACTAAAGGGGGACTCACAAACTTTGGGGTCGAAGTTCTAGGGAAAGCGGAAGAGCTTGGAATACTCATCGATATCAGCCACATTAATGAAAATGGCTTTTGGGATGTGATTGAAACAACAGCTTTTCCCGTTATAGCCTCCCATTCAAATGTATATTCCTTATGCAAACACTCAAGGAATTTAAAAGATGAACAGATAAAAGCAATAGCCGAAAGAGATGGAGTAATTGGGATTAATGCTATTCCGAGTTTTATAGACCCTGAAGTTCCAACGCTCAAGAAAATGATAAACCATCTCAAATATATAGTTGAGTTGGTGGGGTATAAATATGTAGGCTTTGGATTTGACTTTGTTTATTATCTCGGAAACCAAAGTGGAAAACGAGTTAAGGGATTCGAAAATGAAAGTGATATCCCTAAATTAGTGAGGGCATTAGAAGACATTTTCAGCAAAAAGGAAATTGAAGCAATCGTATTCAAGAACTTTGAACGGGTTTTTGAGAGAGTTGTTGGATGA
- a CDS encoding biotin/lipoate A/B protein ligase family protein — MRFVPLIVARPEIQMAMDEAILKARIEGKVEDTVRLYIFKPSSITIGRFQSVEYDVNLEKCKELGIPVVRRITGGGSVFHDQYGEITYSVIIGEDFHESLRNVDESYRFLASPLVEAIKELGLDGRFSGLNDIVANGKKISGSAQTRKKGVILQHGTLMYATRLDILASVLKVSQKKLQDKGLTSIWERVTTLEREGVKLSREEVYALLKMKFFEKFPLKEDKLTDYELELVEMLIEEKYGNESWNFQR; from the coding sequence ATGAGATTTGTTCCTCTAATCGTTGCAAGGCCCGAGATTCAAATGGCTATGGATGAAGCTATATTAAAGGCAAGAATCGAAGGGAAAGTCGAGGATACTGTCAGGCTTTATATTTTCAAACCGAGTTCTATTACAATAGGTAGATTTCAAAGTGTTGAGTATGATGTAAACTTAGAGAAGTGCAAAGAGCTTGGGATCCCAGTAGTGAGGAGGATAACTGGTGGAGGGAGTGTTTTTCATGATCAATATGGAGAGATAACGTATAGTGTCATTATAGGAGAAGACTTTCATGAGAGTTTGAGAAATGTTGATGAAAGTTACAGATTCCTTGCAAGCCCACTTGTTGAAGCTATAAAGGAACTTGGACTAGATGGCAGGTTTTCAGGTTTAAACGATATAGTTGCTAATGGAAAAAAGATAAGTGGATCTGCTCAAACTAGGAAAAAAGGAGTTATTTTACAGCATGGTACATTAATGTATGCTACACGTCTTGATATTCTTGCCTCAGTTCTTAAGGTCTCTCAAAAGAAACTTCAAGATAAAGGCCTCACGAGTATATGGGAACGGGTCACAACACTAGAACGAGAGGGAGTTAAACTCTCCAGGGAGGAAGTTTATGCCCTTTTGAAAATGAAGTTCTTTGAAAAGTTTCCCCTTAAGGAGGATAAATTAACTGACTATGAACTGGAACTCGTAGAAATGCTAATAGAAGAAAAGTATGGCAATGAGAGTTGGAATTTCCAAAGGTAG
- a CDS encoding AIR synthase family protein — translation MLPLGKIRSEILKEIVLKNLPLDDAKIIYGPREGFDSAVLEYDEDSYLVIATDPILGVPKEKFGFFTYHFASSDVAVFGANPRWIIVDLLLPPKTTKEDLTLIMKTLKDECNKYNTSILGGHTGVYNTIKEITATTTAMGLVKKNELKLPLAKAGDDIIITKGIAIEFAVGVAWFKTDELRKILSPSEINTLKEMYRLETVIPDALVAREFARGMHDATEGGLTALHEIANNSGVGFKVYYERLYIPSLVKRVVNHYEVDPLTISSTGTLIIISPKEKTKTLIEELHSHGIKAFRIGKFTESKERILIKKGKEEEFPEFESDAYAEIYSPESIDL, via the coding sequence ATGCTCCCACTTGGCAAGATTAGGAGTGAAATCCTTAAGGAAATAGTCCTCAAAAACCTGCCTTTAGACGATGCAAAAATCATCTATGGGCCAAGAGAAGGGTTCGATTCCGCTGTTCTAGAATATGATGAGGATAGTTACCTTGTCATTGCCACAGACCCTATTCTAGGAGTCCCTAAAGAGAAATTTGGCTTTTTCACTTACCATTTTGCATCAAGCGATGTGGCCGTCTTTGGAGCAAATCCAAGATGGATAATAGTCGATCTCTTACTTCCCCCCAAAACCACAAAGGAAGATTTAACACTCATTATGAAAACACTAAAGGACGAGTGCAACAAATATAACACATCGATTCTTGGGGGTCATACTGGGGTTTACAATACTATCAAAGAGATAACCGCAACAACAACAGCCATGGGATTAGTAAAGAAAAATGAACTAAAACTTCCATTAGCAAAGGCCGGAGACGATATCATCATCACAAAAGGTATCGCAATAGAATTTGCAGTTGGTGTCGCATGGTTCAAGACAGACGAACTCAGAAAAATACTTTCTCCATCAGAAATAAATACCCTGAAAGAGATGTACAGACTCGAGACAGTGATTCCCGATGCCTTAGTAGCAAGAGAATTTGCCCGTGGTATGCACGATGCAACTGAGGGAGGATTAACGGCATTACATGAGATTGCCAATAATTCCGGAGTAGGATTTAAGGTTTATTATGAGCGGCTTTATATTCCATCACTTGTCAAAAGAGTAGTGAATCATTACGAAGTTGACCCATTAACGATCTCCTCTACAGGCACATTGATAATAATTTCCCCAAAAGAGAAAACAAAGACTCTAATCGAAGAACTCCATAGCCACGGGATTAAAGCCTTTAGGATTGGAAAGTTCACAGAAAGCAAGGAAAGAATACTCATTAAAAAAGGAAAAGAAGAAGAATTCCCAGAATTTGAGAGCGATGCATACGCCGAGATTTACTCACCTGAAAGCATCGACCTTTAG
- a CDS encoding 50S ribosomal protein L15e: protein MGMYKYIREAWKSPKKTYVGDLLKQRMIKWRREPSIIRIERPTRLDRARNLGYQAKQGYILVRVRVRKGGRKRPRWRGGRKPSKMGQVRYSPKKSLQWIAEEKAARKFPNLEVLNSYWVGEDGMYRWFEIIMVDPHHPVIKSDPKIAWIAGKAHKGRVFRGLTSAGKKSRGLRNKGKGAEKIRPSIRAHKGRGK from the coding sequence ATGGGAATGTACAAATACATTAGGGAAGCTTGGAAAAGCCCAAAGAAGACATATGTGGGAGATCTCTTAAAGCAAAGGATGATTAAGTGGAGAAGAGAACCAAGCATTATTAGAATCGAAAGACCAACTAGGCTTGACAGGGCCAGGAACTTAGGTTATCAAGCAAAGCAAGGTTATATTCTTGTGAGGGTTAGAGTGAGAAAAGGTGGACGAAAGAGACCAAGGTGGAGAGGAGGAAGAAAACCCTCAAAGATGGGTCAGGTTAGATACTCACCAAAAAAGTCCTTACAATGGATTGCTGAAGAGAAAGCTGCAAGAAAGTTCCCCAACCTTGAAGTCCTCAACTCTTATTGGGTTGGCGAGGATGGAATGTATAGATGGTTTGAGATTATTATGGTAGATCCACACCACCCAGTGATTAAGTCAGATCCAAAAATAGCTTGGATCGCTGGAAAGGCCCACAAGGGCAGAGTCTTTAGAGGACTAACATCAGCCGGCAAAAAGAGCAGAGGCCTTAGAAACAAGGGTAAGGGTGCTGAGAAGATTAGACCAAGCATTAGGGCTCACAAAGGAAGGGGTAAGTGA
- a CDS encoding RNA-binding protein has protein sequence MPKLQAHHIRVSTFAHATEDPEKVLEAMGIFFPEDIPSEDIEFEILETEGYFGNPIKVINAEVKRSKSVRKMLEHLKGLLNDKDKEYLLENLEEKVDETGTFFIRFNKQKAYLGEAEVDEGEDVIQTKIKIKAFPMKKETVVKTVREWLSE, from the coding sequence ATGCCAAAACTTCAAGCTCATCATATAAGAGTCTCAACATTTGCTCACGCAACTGAAGATCCTGAAAAAGTCTTAGAAGCCATGGGGATATTTTTCCCAGAAGACATCCCTTCAGAAGATATCGAATTTGAAATACTCGAAACGGAAGGTTACTTTGGAAATCCAATCAAAGTGATAAATGCCGAGGTTAAAAGAAGCAAAAGTGTTAGGAAAATGCTTGAACATCTCAAAGGGCTTTTAAATGATAAGGATAAAGAATACCTCCTTGAAAACCTCGAAGAGAAAGTTGATGAAACAGGGACATTCTTTATCCGCTTCAACAAACAAAAAGCATATCTAGGAGAAGCCGAAGTTGACGAAGGCGAAGATGTTATACAGACCAAGATAAAGATAAAAGCATTTCCAATGAAAAAGGAAACGGTAGTGAAAACCGTTCGGGAGTGGTTGAGTGAATGA
- a CDS encoding signal peptidase I, with amino-acid sequence MAERNLLGGWKADAVFLLISLVVVFMVHSGLKVALHTDSPLVIVISGSMEPTFYRGDVVLLKGVPSNEIEVGDVVVYRRPYTKYPIIHRVRKILEYNGKRCFVIQGDNNWVHDFYPLDINEFPYLKSYLPLAEGDVLPCIPEEAIESKALLVFPKIGYLPLIVREELGLG; translated from the coding sequence ATGGCGGAAAGGAATTTACTAGGTGGTTGGAAGGCTGATGCTGTGTTTTTGCTTATTAGTTTGGTGGTAGTCTTCATGGTGCATAGTGGGTTAAAAGTGGCACTGCACACGGATTCGCCCTTAGTCATTGTGATAAGTGGCTCTATGGAACCAACTTTCTATAGAGGGGATGTGGTACTTCTTAAAGGAGTGCCCTCTAACGAAATAGAAGTAGGGGATGTGGTGGTCTATAGGAGACCATATACAAAGTATCCAATAATTCACAGAGTTAGGAAGATTTTAGAATACAATGGAAAAAGGTGCTTTGTTATACAAGGGGATAATAACTGGGTTCACGATTTTTATCCCCTTGATATTAATGAGTTCCCATATCTAAAAAGTTATCTCCCGCTGGCTGAAGGTGATGTGCTTCCATGTATTCCGGAAGAGGCTATTGAGTCAAAAGCTTTGTTAGTATTTCCAAAAATAGGATATCTTCCATTAATCGTAAGGGAAGAGCTTGGTTTAGGATAA
- a CDS encoding mRNA surveillance protein pelota, whose product MKIIHQDPKEGKIKVKVETLDDLWHLYHIIDEEDIVYAKTLRKQSQRSDSLRPEKVQAIPVFLGIKVEKINFHKFANALRITGPIIYTSREEVPLGKYHTIAIEENNTITIQKEKWKKHHIERLEEAVKASQRARVMIVVIDEGEADIAVVREYGVETIANIVHNLGGKRYNADRESEEKKFFHDLAKTIMEIMKRENVEKAIVAGPGFTKENFYKFVSENYPELAKKVVIEDTSVTGRTGIYEVIRRGTVDKVYHENRVAREIQLVEKVIKEIAKNGLVVYGLGEVEEAANYGAIETLLVLDELLKDELKEKIEEIMEFVRGTRGNIVIVSSEHEGGEKLKALGGIAALLRYKIK is encoded by the coding sequence GTGAAGATAATTCATCAGGATCCTAAAGAGGGCAAAATCAAGGTGAAGGTGGAGACTCTTGATGATCTCTGGCACCTTTATCATATTATTGATGAGGAGGACATTGTTTATGCCAAAACTCTCAGGAAGCAAAGCCAGAGGAGTGACTCTTTAAGGCCAGAAAAGGTTCAGGCGATTCCAGTATTTTTAGGAATAAAGGTTGAAAAAATAAACTTTCATAAGTTTGCTAATGCCCTAAGAATAACTGGCCCTATAATTTACACTTCGAGAGAGGAAGTACCTCTTGGAAAGTACCACACAATAGCGATTGAGGAGAACAATACGATCACAATTCAGAAAGAGAAATGGAAAAAACACCATATAGAACGCTTAGAAGAAGCAGTAAAAGCTTCTCAAAGGGCACGAGTCATGATTGTTGTGATTGATGAAGGAGAAGCAGATATAGCAGTTGTTAGGGAATACGGTGTTGAGACAATAGCAAATATAGTTCATAACCTTGGAGGAAAGAGGTATAATGCGGATAGAGAGAGTGAAGAAAAGAAGTTTTTCCATGATCTGGCAAAAACCATAATGGAGATAATGAAAAGGGAAAATGTGGAAAAAGCTATTGTGGCTGGGCCAGGCTTTACAAAAGAAAACTTTTACAAATTTGTAAGTGAGAATTACCCAGAACTGGCAAAAAAAGTTGTTATAGAAGATACAAGTGTTACTGGAAGAACTGGAATCTATGAAGTGATTAGAAGAGGGACAGTAGATAAAGTTTACCATGAGAATAGGGTTGCTAGAGAAATTCAGCTTGTAGAGAAAGTGATCAAGGAAATAGCAAAGAATGGTCTTGTTGTATATGGTCTAGGAGAAGTTGAAGAAGCAGCTAACTATGGGGCTATAGAGACACTCCTTGTTCTGGATGAACTCTTAAAAGACGAACTTAAGGAAAAGATAGAAGAAATAATGGAATTTGTAAGAGGGACAAGAGGGAATATAGTAATAGTGAGCTCTGAACATGAGGGTGGGGAGAAGCTCAAGGCTCTGGGAGGGATTGCCGCGTTATTAAGATATAAAATAAAGTGA
- a CDS encoding site-2 protease family protein, whose product MVDLITVVAVIIGFWGILYIIGKNYREEKEEGLQIDFFVALWRTKRFVDFIDHVGTKFRKFWKTYSTLAIGIGFIGMAYVFYTLFNLALQSLKTKTATPGVQLVIPGVTIPLWYGLVGLIVVMFVHELSHGFVARAEGLPLKSVGLVLFFVIPGAFVEPDEEALNKASLLSRLRVYAAGSMGNIVAAFTALLLLSFVLTPIIQPAGVEISNLVPEGPAQNYLQKGDVIISIDGQEIKAVEEFFDIMNKTTAGQMIEVGVLRNGNMLKFNISLGSHPDNPKKGYLGVYPAQHITSKIGFDTIILPISFSLYWIYILNLGIGLMNLFPIIPLDGGKMLDDILKSFLPSKIAKSITYLFVGVGLFLLAINLFPALRNLLG is encoded by the coding sequence ATGGTGGATTTAATCACAGTAGTGGCAGTGATCATTGGTTTTTGGGGGATACTTTATATCATTGGAAAGAATTATCGAGAGGAAAAAGAAGAAGGTCTGCAAATTGACTTTTTTGTTGCTTTATGGAGAACCAAACGTTTTGTAGATTTTATAGATCACGTGGGTACAAAATTTAGGAAGTTCTGGAAAACTTACTCTACCCTTGCTATAGGGATTGGTTTTATAGGAATGGCATATGTGTTCTATACTCTCTTTAACTTGGCTTTACAAAGTCTTAAGACGAAAACGGCCACTCCTGGTGTTCAACTCGTGATTCCAGGGGTTACTATTCCATTGTGGTATGGATTGGTCGGTCTAATTGTAGTTATGTTTGTCCATGAGCTTAGTCATGGGTTTGTTGCAAGAGCAGAAGGGTTACCATTAAAATCTGTGGGTCTTGTGCTCTTTTTTGTAATTCCTGGGGCGTTTGTTGAACCTGATGAAGAGGCACTCAATAAGGCATCGTTATTGAGTCGATTACGGGTATATGCCGCTGGTTCCATGGGGAATATCGTGGCAGCTTTTACTGCACTCTTGCTGTTGAGTTTTGTCTTAACTCCTATTATACAACCTGCAGGAGTTGAAATCTCGAATTTGGTTCCAGAAGGGCCTGCTCAGAACTATTTACAAAAAGGGGATGTTATAATTAGTATAGACGGGCAAGAAATCAAGGCAGTGGAAGAGTTTTTTGACATAATGAATAAAACAACTGCTGGTCAAATGATAGAGGTTGGAGTACTTAGGAATGGTAACATGTTAAAATTCAATATTTCCCTCGGTTCACATCCAGATAATCCCAAGAAGGGATATTTAGGGGTTTATCCAGCCCAACACATAACATCGAAAATAGGATTTGACACCATTATCCTTCCAATCTCTTTCTCTCTGTACTGGATATACATACTTAACTTAGGCATAGGGTTAATGAACCTCTTTCCCATTATACCTTTAGATGGAGGAAAAATGTTGGACGATATTCTCAAGAGCTTCTTACCTTCGAAGATAGCAAAGTCCATAACATATCTTTTTGTGGGTGTAGGACTGTTTCTATTGGCAATTAATCTATTTCCTGCTTTAAGAAACCTATTGGGGTGA
- a CDS encoding DUF531 domain-containing protein — translation MLTLSLYNSYDPKKIHEAHLRAIARAAPICYAFNFHLALVGFPFEKKKPVDIAMEISENTTIGESGKYLLELAKSNKFHILEFPKSGFPPQFGNVVATTRKPDENKEISSYQLAQRALRGESFMLVVGLGRHGLPKEIFKLARYHLDITDGKRISLETCTAIGSIPTKIVTLMEALKWRKGIY, via the coding sequence ATGCTCACTCTGTCATTATACAATTCATATGATCCAAAAAAGATTCATGAGGCCCATTTAAGGGCAATTGCTAGGGCAGCACCAATTTGTTATGCTTTTAATTTCCATCTTGCACTTGTAGGGTTCCCATTTGAGAAAAAAAAGCCAGTAGACATTGCTATGGAGATATCGGAAAATACTACAATAGGAGAAAGTGGAAAGTATCTCCTAGAATTGGCAAAGAGTAATAAGTTTCACATTCTGGAATTTCCTAAATCGGGTTTTCCTCCACAGTTTGGCAATGTGGTTGCAACCACGAGAAAACCAGATGAGAACAAGGAAATTTCCTCGTATCAACTTGCTCAACGAGCGCTTAGGGGAGAAAGTTTTATGCTAGTTGTAGGTCTTGGAAGACATGGTTTACCGAAGGAAATATTTAAGTTAGCTAGATATCATTTGGACATAACTGATGGAAAAAGAATCAGCCTAGAGACGTGTACTGCAATTGGCTCAATACCAACAAAAATTGTAACACTAATGGAGGCATTGAAATGGCGGAAAGGAATTTACTAG
- a CDS encoding TIGR00725 family protein translates to MIQIAIAGSSDSQPFPKAVEKAKEFARELAKYKDHVVLLTGGRGGIMEIVSEEFTKLGGIVVGILPEKQEGNKFNTIRIKTGMDFVERSAIMLNSADVLVVLGGGIGTMVEALMAYDYSKPVVILVDTGYASDRLEFLAIDGYFDHKKLVKVRFTKSVKEAVKFVIELVK, encoded by the coding sequence ATGATTCAGATAGCAATAGCCGGGTCAAGTGATTCCCAACCATTTCCAAAAGCTGTTGAAAAGGCAAAAGAGTTTGCTAGGGAATTGGCTAAGTATAAAGATCATGTTGTTCTACTTACCGGTGGCAGAGGAGGAATAATGGAGATTGTGAGCGAAGAGTTTACAAAACTCGGAGGCATTGTGGTAGGAATACTCCCTGAAAAACAGGAAGGGAACAAGTTTAACACAATTAGGATAAAAACAGGGATGGATTTTGTTGAGAGAAGCGCTATCATGCTTAACTCTGCAGATGTCTTAGTAGTTCTGGGTGGGGGAATTGGTACCATGGTAGAAGCGCTAATGGCATATGACTACTCAAAACCTGTAGTTATCCTAGTGGATACGGGATATGCAAGCGATAGATTGGAGTTTTTGGCCATTGATGGCTATTTTGATCATAAAAAACTTGTAAAGGTTAGGTTTACAAAAAGTGTGAAAGAGGCTGTCAAGTTTGTTATAGAACTCGTTAAATGA
- a CDS encoding Ribonuclease P protein component 3, with amino-acid sequence MKFIEMDVRSKDAYEFAKEWYEEVVFTKKLILKSSSNFDELKNEVNELKKEYGNVALLIITDKPSLIREIKRRVPKALIYVQGGNLRVTRFAIESKVDAVISPELGRRDNGFDHVLARLASRNDVAIGFSLSQLLRKSSYERATLLKFMIQNWNLVNKYKVPRFLTSSAESKWEVRPPRDLMSFGIALGMEIPQAKASLTLYPEKILKNRKIMTSPLKAEIFRRKK; translated from the coding sequence ATGAAATTCATTGAAATGGACGTAAGGAGTAAAGATGCATATGAATTTGCTAAGGAATGGTATGAGGAGGTAGTCTTTACAAAAAAACTTATTCTAAAAAGTTCTTCAAATTTTGATGAGCTCAAAAATGAAGTTAATGAACTCAAGAAAGAATATGGGAACGTTGCACTTCTCATTATCACAGATAAGCCTTCCTTAATACGAGAGATAAAACGGAGGGTCCCAAAAGCTTTAATTTATGTTCAAGGTGGGAACTTGAGAGTTACCCGTTTTGCTATAGAAAGTAAAGTTGATGCTGTAATTTCCCCTGAACTCGGGAGGAGAGACAATGGATTCGACCATGTTCTTGCAAGACTTGCATCAAGAAATGATGTAGCCATAGGATTCTCCCTTTCTCAATTATTAAGGAAAAGTTCCTATGAGAGAGCTACCTTGTTAAAGTTTATGATACAGAACTGGAACCTCGTAAATAAATACAAAGTGCCAAGGTTTCTAACATCTTCTGCTGAATCTAAATGGGAAGTTCGGCCACCAAGAGACCTCATGAGCTTTGGAATAGCCCTAGGGATGGAAATTCCCCAAGCAAAAGCATCTTTAACCCTTTACCCAGAAAAAATTTTAAAAAATAGGAAGATCATGACCTCTCCCCTAAAGGCCGAGATTTTCAGAAGAAAAAAGTAA
- a CDS encoding methyltransferase domain-containing protein, whose protein sequence is MQEIYFLTFREARRLLLLSGEVRVNLDLRKTNRTHTVVVKESKVLFPNGDEVEKSVLKRIAKDENTVYFMKDGHVYKAAIARNGFYKLVPTIPPTIEINGIRMHRTKDTNPLKDTRSKVDTINPQEGDFVLDTCMGLGYTAIESAKRGAYVMTIEKDPNVIELARLNPWSSELFRSQNIQIIQGDAYEIVRRFSDKTFDIVIHDPPRFSLAGHLYSEEFYKELFRVLKPKGRVFHYVGKPGGKYRRKDLQKGVMERLRKVGFIKVRRVEEALGVVAFKP, encoded by the coding sequence ATGCAGGAAATATACTTCCTTACCTTCAGGGAAGCTAGAAGGCTACTGCTCCTGAGTGGTGAAGTGAGAGTAAACCTAGACTTAAGAAAAACAAACAGAACTCACACGGTTGTAGTTAAAGAAAGCAAAGTACTATTTCCCAACGGAGATGAAGTTGAAAAGAGTGTTCTTAAAAGGATAGCAAAAGATGAGAACACTGTTTATTTCATGAAAGATGGACACGTATACAAGGCCGCAATAGCTCGTAATGGATTTTACAAACTAGTTCCAACAATTCCCCCCACAATAGAGATAAATGGGATCAGAATGCACCGTACCAAAGACACGAATCCACTAAAAGACACAAGAAGTAAAGTAGATACTATAAATCCTCAAGAAGGAGATTTTGTTTTGGATACTTGTATGGGATTAGGATATACAGCTATAGAAAGTGCAAAACGTGGTGCTTATGTAATGACTATTGAAAAAGACCCCAATGTCATTGAACTGGCCCGTCTAAACCCTTGGAGTTCAGAACTTTTTAGATCTCAAAATATCCAAATAATTCAAGGAGATGCATATGAAATCGTCCGAAGATTTAGCGATAAAACCTTTGACATAGTCATTCATGACCCTCCTAGATTTTCTCTAGCTGGACATCTTTACAGCGAGGAGTTCTATAAAGAACTGTTTAGAGTCTTGAAACCAAAAGGAAGAGTTTTTCACTATGTGGGCAAGCCTGGAGGTAAGTATAGGCGAAAAGACTTGCAAAAAGGTGTCATGGAAAGACTAAGGAAAGTTGGATTCATAAAAGTGAGACGGGTTGAGGAGGCCCTAGGGGTTGTGGCTTTTAAGCCATAG